The proteins below are encoded in one region of Argopecten irradians isolate NY unplaced genomic scaffold, Ai_NY scaffold_0194, whole genome shotgun sequence:
- the LOC138312058 gene encoding uncharacterized protein, with translation MIYALPHFKEIIYTIYISAVRVQDPINERSVYDQLNTTDVAQASVYSDLGRSNHVYQNDSVHQDNGGQYEMLGRQSHPNFYDDLHSSTPSGDKTTYVNTVIGGSKWK, from the exons ATGATTTATGCATTACCTCACTTTAAggaaataatatatacaatctATATTTCAGCTGTGAGAGTTCAAGATCCAATTAATGAGAG GTCTGTATATGATCAACTTAACACAACGGATGTTGCACAGGCTTCTGTATACTCTGATCTAGGAAGAAGTAATCACG TGTATCAGAATGATTCAGTCCATCAGGATAATGGCGG ACAATACGAAATGTTGGGTAGACAATCACATCCGAATTTCTACGATGATCTGCATAGTTCTACACCATCTG GCGATAAAACAACTTACGTCAACACCGTTATTGGTGGATCCAAATGGAAATAA